The Gloeocapsa sp. DLM2.Bin57 genome segment ATTGTTGCTATCGACATTCCAAATTCTGATATTCTGACTACTATCACTAGCTAAATAGTTACCATCGGGACTATAATTTACTGAGTTAATCCACTTAAAACCATCCCTTAGAGTACGTATTTCCTTTCCTGTTTGTATAGACCAGATTTTGATAGTACCATCATTACTACCACTAGCTAAATAGTTACCATCGGGACTATAATTTACTGAGTAAACCCAA includes the following:
- a CDS encoding protein kinase — protein: WVYSVNYSPDGNYLASGSNDGTIKIWSIQTGKEIRTLRDGFKWINSVNYSPDGNYLASDSSQNIRIWNVDSNN